The sequence CCGCGCCAACCGATGTGCCCGCCGAGATAGCTGCCGATCGGGGCGGCGAATGCTGTGGCGACGGCGTTGCCCGTGAAGAGAATGCCGAGTGCCTTGGGCACGGATTCGGCTGGCACGAGGCGCATGACCGTCGCCGTTGAGAGCGCCCAAAAGCCGCCAACTGTCACGCCCAAGAATGCACGCGCGATCATCAATACGAAAAAGTTCGGCGCCATTGCGATCAACACGAGCGATGCGAGCATGACGCCAGTCAAGCCGAGCAGGAGATGGCGTCGATCAATGCGGCCTCCGATCGGCGAGATCAGGATGCTGGTCGCCACTGCGAAGAGACCCGACACAGAGATCGCCTGGCCAGCCATGCCCTCGGTCGCGTGCAGGTCGCTGGCGATTGGCGTCAGCAGGCTGACAGGCATGAACTCGGATGCGATCAGTAGGGCGACACACATAGCCATCGAGCCGACGGCGCCCCATGGGGATGCCTTGACGGCGTCCCCCGCGAGAGTTGTCGTGGTCATGGAAACTCCTTACTTCGCGCGCAAGTTCTGGGTGAAGAAGGTCGCGAGCTTGTCGAACGGGATGAGGTCGACGCGGTCGTAAAGATCGACGTGCCCGGCGCCGGGAATGATCACCAGTTCCTTGGGCTGTCCCGCGAGGCGATAAGCGTCTTCGCTGAACTCCCGGGAGTGGGCGTTCTCACCCGCGATGAAGAGCATCGGGCGCGGGGAAATCGTCTCGATGTCCGCGAACGGATAGAAGTTCATGAACTTCACGTTGCTGGTCAGTGTGGGATGCGTCGTAACTTGCGGAGAAGAGCCAGCGGGGGTGTATTCACCGCGCGGCGTGCGGTAGAAGTCATAGAACTCACGCTCGATCTCGGTGGAGTTCGCGTTCAATTCGTTCACGGTGCCGCTGGTGTATTTGGTTTCGCCGCCCTGGAACTCGACGTAGCGCTGCTCCGCCGCGTCCGCGATGATCGCTTTGCGCTGTTCCAGCGTCAGGGAATGCTTGAGCGCATTGCGGTTGGCCGCGCCCATGTCGTACATGCTGACCGTCGCGATCGCGCTGATTCGCGGGTCGATCTTGGCGGCGCTGATTACAAAGCTGCCGCTGCCGCAGATGCCAAGCGCACCGATGCGGTTCCTGTCGACGAACGGCTGTGTGCCAAGGAAATCCACCGCGGCGCTGAAGTCCTCGGCGTAGAGGTCAGGCGAGACGGCATTGCGCGGCTGGCCCTCGCTCTCGCCCCAGAAGGACAGGTCGATGGACAAAGTCACGAATCCTTGTTCCGCCAGCTTCTGGGCGTACAGATTCGAGCTTTGCTCCTTCACCGCGCCCATGGGGTGGCCGACGACGATTGCGGGATTTCGAGCGCTGCTGTTCGCGCCCCTCGGAATGAAGAGATTTCCGGCGACGCGCATGTTGTATTGATTCTTGAAGGTCACCTTTTGAGTGGTCACCTTCTCGCTCTTGTAGAAATTGTCAGCACCATTCGACATGTCGGCACCTGTTGCGGAAAACGCGATGGTCAAGAGTCCAAGTAAAGCGATGAGTTTCTTCATGGATCTGGTCTCTGTGATTGGCCGGTCTGCGACGTCTCTCGGATGTCGGGCAAGATGTGCCCGTCCCGCCGATCGGCAGGTCGACAAACGTCATGATTCATGGGAAGTCGAATGACGCGCGGAAGTCTCAGCGCGTCGGTACTTCGATGTCCCTCTGGCTATGCCGCGATCAGTCCTTACCGATCTGCGACATCTGCAATTCGTTCATGCGACCTCCATGCACTGTGAGCTTCGCGAACGCGGTCTCGATTTGGCGGAGGTCGTCGGGACTAAGCTCCACGTTCACCGATCCTAGGTTCTCCGACAGATGCGCCAGGCTGCGTGTGCCCGGAATCGGCACGATCCACGGCTTCTGCGCCATTAGCCATGCCAGGGCAATCTGCGCAGGCGACGCGCCTGTCTTAGCACCGAACGCTTGGAGAAAGCTGATGATCGGCTGGTTGGCCGTCATCACGTCTGCGCTGAACCGCGGGAACCCGGAACGCAGATCAGTTTTCGGATCGAACGCCGAGCGAGCATTGAGCTTACCGGCAAGGAAGCCTTGGCCCAGTGGGCCCCACGGAACGAAACCGATGCCAAGGTCCTCGCACGCCTGAAGGACGCCGTTGCGTTCCGGGCTCCGCTCCATCAGGGAATACTCCGTCTGGATTGCAGCAACGCGTTGCACGGCATGCGCACGCCGAATGGTCCGTGCGCTCGGCTCCGAGAGACCGAAGTGCAGCACTTTCCCTTCTTGGATCAGGTCCTTGACCGTCCCTGCGACATCTTCAATCGGAACGGTGAGGTCGACGCGATGCTGGTAGTAGAGATCGATGCGATCGGTCCCCAGCCGCTTGAGCGACTCTTCGACGACGCGCCGGATGCGTTCCGGGCGACTGTCTAACCCGTTCGTACCATCGATGGCAAAGCCGAATTTGGTGGCGATGGCGACCTTGTCGCGAACGGGTGCAAGCGCTTCGCCAACGAGTTCCTCGTTGATGTACGGGCCGTAGACTTCGGCGGTATCAAAGAACGTAACGCCACGCTCGAAGGCATCTCGAATTACGCGAATACCTTGGGCGCGGTCTGCCGGCGGCCCATAGTTGGCAGTGATGCTCATGCAGCCGAAGCCGAGTTCGGAAACTTCGAGGCCGCCCAGCTTGCGGGTTTTCATGGCGCGATCTCCTTCAATCCGTTCCGTAGTTCCCGATGTCGTCGAACTGGCCCAGGAAAGCGTTCCAAACGGCAGCACGGCTCCGGCGACGGCGCCTCCCGCTATTTGCAGGAACTGACGCCGTCCGGTGGTCACGACAGATTCGCCGTTTGTGTTCTGTTGGCTGTTGGCTAGGTCGGTGTTCATGACAGGTGTCCTGCGGTGACTTGAGGGGTTGAGGACCGGCGGGCGGTCATTTTTCAATGCGCTCGATCCTGACGTTCAGCGGGCCTGGACGCTGCAAGGCCTGTAGTCCCGATTCCACTCGTCCCAGACGCACCAAGCCGTGCGCGTGCTTGCCGTCTCCAACGAAGATCGCCAGATTCCCCCAGGGCGCGT comes from Lysobacter sp. KIS68-7 and encodes:
- a CDS encoding alpha/beta hydrolase; protein product: MKKLIALLGLLTIAFSATGADMSNGADNFYKSEKVTTQKVTFKNQYNMRVAGNLFIPRGANSSARNPAIVVGHPMGAVKEQSSNLYAQKLAEQGFVTLSIDLSFWGESEGQPRNAVSPDLYAEDFSAAVDFLGTQPFVDRNRIGALGICGSGSFVISAAKIDPRISAIATVSMYDMGAANRNALKHSLTLEQRKAIIADAAEQRYVEFQGGETKYTSGTVNELNANSTEIEREFYDFYRTPRGEYTPAGSSPQVTTHPTLTSNVKFMNFYPFADIETISPRPMLFIAGENAHSREFSEDAYRLAGQPKELVIIPGAGHVDLYDRVDLIPFDKLATFFTQNLRAK
- a CDS encoding aldo/keto reductase, with product MKTRKLGGLEVSELGFGCMSITANYGPPADRAQGIRVIRDAFERGVTFFDTAEVYGPYINEELVGEALAPVRDKVAIATKFGFAIDGTNGLDSRPERIRRVVEESLKRLGTDRIDLYYQHRVDLTVPIEDVAGTVKDLIQEGKVLHFGLSEPSARTIRRAHAVQRVAAIQTEYSLMERSPERNGVLQACEDLGIGFVPWGPLGQGFLAGKLNARSAFDPKTDLRSGFPRFSADVMTANQPIISFLQAFGAKTGASPAQIALAWLMAQKPWIVPIPGTRSLAHLSENLGSVNVELSPDDLRQIETAFAKLTVHGGRMNELQMSQIGKD